The DNA window CTGCTAAAAGACAGACATCTCAAACATGTAGGGAATTAGTGGTTTCATTTAATCTTAAATGCAAAAAACAGTTAATCACATAAAATGTGTCATACTTTTTCAGTCACACGCATGCTGTCAGAGTAAAAGAAGAGCAATTGTTTTCAGGTTTACATTTCCCTTCGATACATTTAAATGTGCCTTAGAACCAAAGTATTTCAGCTGCTGAAAAGGCTGAGCATGATGCATCACTCCTGCAGTGATGAAGGTCAACAACTCAAAAATTGAAAGTCTGAGCATACAACTCAAAATTTTAATACAAAGAGATACTGAAGGTATAATCTCATGAATGCATGATTAGTGATTTAAATACTGAGTGATTGGAGACATTCACCCTTAATCTGGAAGAGTATTTAAAAAGATGCAAATCTTGTGTTAATGAAAAGGTAGCATATACCATAATTTTTCCGGTCTTCAAAGGAGACATCAATTTGGCACAGGAACAGATTCTGAAAGCAGCATGTAGACATACACgcagaaatacagtatgtgtccgaGACAAACCAAACCCAAGTTGTAGGGAACTGTAATAGCTCATACTGATGTGTATCAAACTCTCAGCAACCATATGAATGCTCCTGCTTGTTTTGACGATACCTTGAAAGGACGAAGTCCGAGTTCTGcaggctttttttaaaaatttaaaaaaaacatcacacattGCCTGCTCAGCATTAGTGTAAGACTCTCTTCTGGGTTCTTCTGCGTCATCTGGCCCTGTTGCGCTTTACAACAATTGTACCAGCTACCATATCATACACAGTCCTGTTGTGCTGGAAGAACAGAAGCGTGATGAAGGCCGGGAAAAAGAAGGCAATTGAGAAGTTCTTGTTCAAGGCTCGGACAGTTGATCTgtagagggagacagagacggTGATTAAAATACAAACAGGAGAGTCAAACTTTGCGCATTTGTTATGAAACTGCTGAAAGATAACCTTTAAAATTAACTACTCACGCAGACAGGGAGACATTAGTTGCTGGCACTACAAGCACCCGGTTAGGCAGAACCAGAACTGATGAGTCACATGTAACAACTCTGAGTCCCATTAAAAACTTTCCTGGAGTGGCTCCTCCTGCTCCCCAAATGCACACAATCTGAAGGGAGAATGGTGTAGGAGCTGTCACTTAACTGCATGGGGGAGCTTTTCCAAAATGTACAGAGAAACAGCTGACAGTTAAGGTTGAGACCAGTGTTTTGCCTTACCTTACCTGTATTAGAATCTGGGTAACAGAGTATGCAGAAAACTTTTATATGAGTGCTCACCTCATAAAAACACACTAATATCCGGTACACAAGTGCAACAAGCATCATTTTCTGTAGCTCCTCCATTGATGTGTCCTCATCTATTTCCTCCACTATGAAATGCATGGCGAACTTGGAAACATCCCTGAAAAGCAAAGGAACATATTTCTGTGATATTAAACCAAAGAGAGTCTCTATGTTTATTCAATTGGTTTTCTAAAGgaattaaaaaacacagacttAATCATCATTTCACATACAGACCGCCACTACTTCAGGAATTAAATAAACTCACTTGATTCCACTCAGGTGCATAATACTGATTATTATGGTTGCTTTGATGAAAAACAATATGAAGAAATCCACCATCTCAGCCAGGAATCTTTGGAGAGGTGAAGGAATGCTATACTCCCGACCTggtgaaaaatagaaaaaaaaagtcaaaccgGTGCAGTAAATTATTGGCCAAACAGCCTAAaattacacccatatgtgattgttgagcatgtcatttaaaaaacattatcagATATGCTGCTGTAACAGTCCCCACTCGTCAATAGaggctttccacaagattttggaaccagGCTGCATGGATTTGCTctttcagccacaagagcatttgGTGATGTTGGGTGATTGGGTCTGGCTCGCAGTCCGCGTTCCAGTTCACCCCAAAAGTGTCCAATTCAAGGTATGCTAACCATgtcaatataatatatataatatgtataacgGAAACCAGACACTGATCTGCCACTAGTGATCCAATCTCATCTCTGCTGATAGTTTGTGGTCAAATTATAATTAGGTATGGTTATCCTCACGTTTTGGTTGGTATGGTTTATGGTACAATATTTACTTGTAACCTATTTGCTTACATTCTAGGGTGGATATTGTGTCCTGTAGCATGCATAACGAAGTCGGAGCCCATTGCAGTCAACTTGTTAACCTATGTAAGTACTGTGAACCACGGCAGAGACCTTCACGCACCCGTCACTGCGATTCATATACGTTAAAATTCAATTGGTTGTCTGTAACCTTACATGTTGGCAACCTGGAGATTAAGCGGTCAACGAAAAGCCAGCAGCTTTTACCTGGTCTCTGTGCATTTCCATTCTGCTGCGGCTGCTGCGGCTGAGCGGTCACTGCAGCCCCGCCAGCTGCTTCACCTGCCCGGCTGCTCCGGGAGTTGACACCATGTAGATAAGGCGACAACGGAAGACCAAACGGACTGTTATACCAGTTCTGAGAGTTGATATCAAGAGGTGCCGTCGACGTCCCACTGGCTGGCTGTAAATAATAAGGGTAGGACATGGCTGACGCTGCCAGCCAGCTCTGGCAAGTCACATATCCTGTGTAGTACTGCCACATCCACGCCTGCAGCTTTTCGCAATATTCCGTTGTGGCGCGGCTTTCATCGACGTTTTTTTTGCCTTCAATATGGTTCTGGTTGCCTATTCTTTGAGTAACTTCGTCAACGAGTGGCTTAACTTTGTTAGCAAAGGGT is part of the Siniperca chuatsi isolate FFG_IHB_CAS linkage group LG9, ASM2008510v1, whole genome shotgun sequence genome and encodes:
- the LOC122881325 gene encoding protein FAM8A1-like, yielding MADKENTNMEVDKEQNKPFANKVKPLVDEVTQRIGNQNHIEGKKNVDESRATTEYCEKLQAWMWQYYTGYVTCQSWLAASAMSYPYYLQPASGTSTAPLDINSQNWYNSPFGLPLSPYLHGVNSRSSRAGEAAGGAAVTAQPQQPQQNGNAQRPGREYSIPSPLQRFLAEMVDFFILFFIKATIIISIMHLSGIKDVSKFAMHFIVEEIDEDTSMEELQKMMLVALVYRILVCFYEIVCIWGAGGATPGKFLMGLRVVTCDSSVLVLPNRVLVVPATNVSLSASTVRALNKNFSIAFFFPAFITLLFFQHNRTVYDMVAGTIVVKRNRAR